In Patescibacteria group bacterium, a single window of DNA contains:
- a CDS encoding MBL fold metallo-hydrolase, with protein MKVKVLGTRGEIKPSLPYHSRHTGLLVDGEILLDLGEPEFLEKDLGVILITHLHPDHAFFVKSDKKVDVNVPIYAPESSENVEVTVVSEPFTVFEYNITPILTHHSKKVRSVAYLIEKNGKRLLYTGDMIWINKEYWNLFENLDLVITEGSFICEGGMIRRDKETGKIFGHTGIPDLMKFFENFTNRVLLIHFGSWFYKNTKESRKRVENLARKYDLEVLVGYDGMEFEL; from the coding sequence ATGAAAGTAAAAGTTCTTGGAACACGTGGAGAAATAAAGCCTTCCCTCCCTTATCATTCGCGCCATACTGGCCTGCTTGTGGATGGGGAAATACTTCTTGATTTAGGTGAACCAGAGTTTCTGGAGAAGGACCTAGGTGTAATTTTAATTACCCATCTCCACCCAGATCACGCTTTTTTTGTGAAGAGTGATAAAAAAGTTGATGTAAATGTTCCAATTTATGCTCCGGAAAGTTCTGAAAATGTTGAGGTTACGGTTGTTTCTGAACCATTTACAGTTTTTGAATACAATATAACGCCAATCCTTACCCATCATAGCAAGAAGGTTAGATCTGTCGCTTATCTTATTGAGAAAAACGGAAAGAGGCTTTTGTATACTGGAGATATGATTTGGATTAATAAAGAATACTGGAATCTTTTCGAAAATTTGGACTTGGTTATTACAGAGGGAAGTTTTATTTGCGAGGGTGGGATGATTAGACGCGACAAGGAAACTGGGAAAATATTTGGACATACGGGTATTCCTGATTTAATGAAATTTTTTGAGAATTTTACTAATCGAGTTCTTCTTATTCATTTTGGGAGTTGGTTTTACAAAAATACCAAGGAGTCTCGAAAAAGAGTAGAAAATCTTGCAAGAAAATATGATTTAGAGGTTTTAGTTGGTTATGATGGGATGGAGTTTGAGCTTTAG